accttgatcctcctgatttctgcttcctgagtagctagaattacaggcatgagccaccggcactcagcaaatgattcttttatttattcatttattttgatggtgctggggatggaacccttgaccttgcacatgctaggcaagtaccactGTGCTCCACTCCAGCCCCTCCAATTGCCATGGTTTTTGAAGGGTTGCTTTGTGTTCTTAGGGGCATTCCTGCTTGAAAAGATGGGACTTCATTGCATAGCTTAGTAGCCTGATGAGGCCCTGGGGTACACTGGCTCTCCACAGGTCTGTCATCGCCTGGTGATGACTATGGGAGCAGAAGGGTGATGCATCAGCAGTACATCTCGGTACCTCTTGATCTCAGTACTTGGTTACTGTCAGAACAGGAGCATGCAACTTTTTATCTGTAGAGGAGAAGGCATTGCTGTCATCTTTTGTTGGAGTTCACTGCTGGGCAGAGTTCATTTATCTTGTGGAGGATGAGCATTTGGTGATGGTCTCCCTCAGGGCAGGAGGGACTCACAGTGGGGGCCTTTCTGTGCATTCTGTTTCAAAGCTGTTGCGTGGTCTCCCTGACTGTCATGTGAAACACTGGCTGGGAGTGGGCTGTGCCATAGCTCTCCAGTGTCCCCTGACCTAGGGCTCTGGGTGCAGCTGAAGGCGTCAATAACTCATTGTTTAGCAGAGGCAGGACATCCCAAGGTATCCCTGGACAGAGAGGTATCTGGAAGGAGTTGCGAGAGCAGGGAACCCCTTGCTCCACCCGCACTTGGAAGTGTGGTGGGGATATTTGGGGCGTATTTGATCACACGAAGGTGCAGCCAGTTGTGTCGGGTTTGTGCTAACTATCCTAGTCTTGTTTGAAGTCCCAGGAAGGAAGCACTGGGGCTGCCTGAAGTGGCACTGGACCAGGGACCTGGTGGAGGCCACATGCAGGGCACCCCCTGACCAAGCacatggatgcatggatggtgTACTCTTCCAGCACAGGGGAGGAGCCCTGGTCAGTTTCTGAGCCCTGTTTGGTCACTGGATCTTTGTAGGTAGGAGGTCAGTGAGTATTGGTTTGGCTCCATGAATGACAAATGCTGGagaatgaactcagaggagcTGACTCTGTTCTGTATCTGGGACACCTGTTTTACCTGTGAAGCTCTGGCCCTGCATCTGGAACATATTGAAAGGAGCTGGCTCTGCTCCTGAAGCACACCTTAGCAAAACCAGCTTTGCACTGCACCTGGGAAACCTATGAGACCTACTCTGAAGCTGGGGGAAAGGGTGGTACTAAATCACCACACTAGGTCCCTAGCAAAGGACTGAGCTTGCAGCTCTTCCCAGGCATGGGGTGGGCAGAGACATCAAAGCCCTTGTCTATTTGGGCATCTGTGGCAGCACACAGAATTGCTCTTGCCAGATTTGGTCAGGCTTCCTGGCCAGCATGCGCCTGTGCCCTGGACCCTTTGTGAAGAATAAGGCATGTGTTGCTTAGTGCTGCCCACAGAGGTGTCATTTGTCAGTGGGGTGTAGGAAGGCACCTGCAGAGAGCAGCTGGGGATGCGGTTGGGAGCAGTTACCAGTATATGTGCCAGCTCAGAATCAGGGCTGTTGGGGAGAGTCCAGGTAGATGAGGGACAAGCATAAGGAACGGAGATGGTGTGCAGAAGAGGGGGCTACAGTAGTAGGAAGGGCTCCAAGACCGGGGTGGCCACAGGGCAGGGTAGAGGCCATAGAACCAGGTCATGGTTCAGAGGGGTGTCATATGAATGAGCCATGGCTTGGGTCTGGGAGAGCCAGCAATGGACAGAAGGCCAGGGATCTTACCTGGGTGACTGCCCCAGGCACCCTGGGTGATGTCTGGGGACATGTGGCTATCAGAACTGGGTGAGCTGTTGGTATGGATGGAATGAATGGAGGCCAGCGATGTTGCTCATCAACCTGAAGAGCCCAGAATGACCTGGCTCCAGTGTCCATGGTGCTAAGAGTGAGATCCTATATTcattatattgaaaaatattgaattcaaTCCCCACCCACACCAGACACCAGAAGACATTCCCAAGCAAGGAGCAGTCCGTGTGGGCCAGAGGACCCCAATTTCTAAGACTGACCTCTCTTCTCCCCACTTGGTGTGTAGGTGTCAGTGTGGGCAGTGTCCTAGGACCTTGGAAAGGCAGGTGACCATGGATAACTGGCACATCAGGGAAAGCAGGGATCAGAATTTTTGCTGTAATAGGCAGCATGTGGAACTGGAGCATTGGCTGTACCTTCTgtctttgggggtggggagtttGCTCCCTGCCCGTAGTTCATGGGTGAGACGCCTATAGGGCCTGTGTTGTGTCCTATGACCCGATGGCCTGTCATGCTCCGGGCACATTGAAATACCACTTCTaggcgctgatggctcacacctataatcctatctatacaggaagcagagatcaggaggatcttggtttgaagccaatcctgggcatatagtttgcaagaccctatctcaaaaaacaaaaaccatcacaaaaaagggctgatagagtgcctgtctagcaagtatgaggccctgagatcaaaccctagtactgcccccccccaaaaaaaaaagacaatttcccATGCCCTTCCCTCTACGGTCATTTGTGCACCCAGCACACTAGGGAGGGACACTTGTGCCATGGGACATTAGCCTCTTGCCAAGCGTGCATTGGAAGATGGACTGAGGTATGCATTGAGGGTGAGGTGTGGccaggtgtgcaggtgtgtgagagCATGGCTTCTGTGCCCCACTGCCTTGATCTGAGTGGTCCCATGTTGCCTTGCTGGGCTACCAACAAGGTGGCACCTGCTTAAGCCCTTGGAATATGTAGCCAGCACAGGTTTACTCAGAAGCCCTCATTGATGGTTATCTGGCAGCTCTTCAATGATGGCGTGTTGAGAACAGGCCTCTATTTTAGCTCTTCCTcccattgagttgtttttgctgtcccttccttgtagctgggatttgTGTGGATATGGGAATAGTCCCCACTTGGGTCAGTGGGCAGATAAGTAGGGGTacctgggaggtgggagaggactGCTGGTGGCCCTGAGGCGTCTGTAATGGCCTGGACCTCACCTGGGAGGGTGGAAATGTGCTGAGAATGGGGCAAGCAGGGGGCTGAGCCAAGGTATGGTTTACCTTCCCTGTCCAGGAGTGAGCTCCTATCTCAGGATGCACAATCAGGACAGTGCAGACTGGCCAGCCCATAGCCCCACATGTCTGAGTGCCTGGTTTCTGTAACTCAGTGGCCACTTGGGCTGGTGCTACCTCTTGGCCTGGGCAGCCCTGAGTAGCTAGCACAAGACCCCGAAGACTAGACTTCCTGCTACCCTTGGCCCTGTTGGGGGTCGGGGGGAGGGCATTCAGTGTCTACTGTCTGAACACATATCCTGCTCATGTTACGCCAGCTCTACCTTAGGCAGACATACATCCTATTTCCAGGTCTGTGACCCTATTGGTGGGGGAGGTCAAGGCCACACCAAGCCTTGGGAGAAGGGCAGACTGAGGCTGAGCCCTGAGGCCCCTCAGGCCTATCCCATGCTCTCCTGAGGAGGGGCTGTGGCTGGGTCCAACTTGGCCCCAGCATCCCCCTTGAGGCCCTGGGTGCTGTGAATGTGGGCCCTTGCCAGCTCTATAAATAACCTTGTCAGGCCTGCTGGGAATTGGCACTGCTGGTGTACTCACAGCCCAGAGGGATTGAAGTGCAGGCATATCAGCCTCATGTGCAACACCAAACTGGTAGCTGCTCATCAACCCTCAGCCTCTTCCTGTCCCTGTCCTGATAGGACCCTGTCCGAGTCCATGAGGTTGCCCGAGGGTAGTGGGAAGCACAGGGCTGCAGGACTGCTGCACTGGGGACAGTGTTCAGGGAGGCTTCCTGAAAGAGGCAGAGCCTCAGGAGGGCTGGGCAAGCTGAGCAACGGAATGCCCCTCCCCAGTCAGAGCTTTTGTGTCATGCTTTGGTTTCCTAATAATGAtgtaaaagaagaaggagaacaagaaaagaaaaaaacggggtgccagtggctcactcttgtattcctagctacttgggaggctgagattgggaggattgaggtttgaggccacccaggcaaattgtttgtgagacccatgtcaaaaataaccagaacaaaatgcactggaggtgtggctcaaatggtagagtgtgtgTTTTACAAGCTCAAAACcttagtcccacaaaaaaaaaaaaaaactgatgaaatTCATATCATACAACTCACCCAGGTCAGTggcatgtacatgcacacacagtttTATGGCCATCACCATAATCTAGTTCCAGAACATTCCATCACAACAAAAGCAGCCCCATCCCCATGAAAAGTCACCCCACATTTCCCAGCTCCCCCACCCATGAGCCCACTTTATATCTCTGGGTTTGTCTTTTGTGGATGTTTCTGACCAATGGTGTTACATGCTGTGGAGCCTTTTGTGTTTGGTTCTTTCAGTGAGCATGGTGTCCTCAAGGTCCCTCTGTTTTGTGTATGTCAGAACCTCCTGTTCATGGCTGAGTGATGCTGCATGTGTCTCCTTGTCCATCTGTGGTGGACACTAGACTATTTCACCTCTTGACTTCTGAGTCTTGCTGGAAGCACCTCTGCATGGCTATCATCAGGGACGGTTTGGGTCTCCCGGGTGTGTGGAATTACTAGGTCACATGGCAACGTGTCTTAATAACTGGGTGTGAGGGCCCCCTTGCTGATTAAACTTTGGAGAAATGAAGCCTCTGTCTGGCCTACTGGATAGTGACCCTTATGGGTGGCCGGTGCCTTATGGGCACCACAGCATCCGTTTCTGGTGCTGGCTGTTACCATCACACCATCTCTCTAGACTGTCCTTCCAGTTCATCTGGAGCTCACCTGGGATGTCCATCGGTAATGGGCCTTGGGAAAAATGGAGATGGGAGTGGAGTCTTGGGAGAGACATCTGGTGGCCTGATCCTGTATGTGACTCTCCAGCCGGTAACATAGTCCTGGCTCTGCATATGATAGGTGCTTAGTCTGTGTGAAACAAAACTTACTCTTGGCTAAAAAGTTCAAACTGTCCTGATGGTTTTGTCCTTGCTGAGGCAAGGGAAGGTGCCTCTCTCTGAGAGGGGTGCCCAGCCCACCTGACACTATATAGGGAGTGTCATGACCCTCTTGGCTCTCCCAATGATGATGGCACCTGTTCCCACTGTCCTGGTCCCAAGACTGTCAAAGCCTCCTTGGCTGGTGAGGACCCAATGTGGTACTGTCTGCTGGCTGTCTCTTCAGTGGAAGGAAGCAGGGTATTCCCATGGAGTGGAAAAGAGAAGGCTGCCCTGCCTTGTTTACACTTGGCTTACATCCATGggtaggtagcccaggctgtggCTGAGGTGTGGAGCACTCATTTATTTGTAGACTGGTAGCCCAACCCCGGGTCATGGTTGCTGCACTGGTGTCTGCTGATGCCTCTCTTCCTCTGTGTTCCAGGGAGATCCAGCTACTGAGGCGGCTGCGGCATAGAAATGTCATCCAGCTGGTGGATGTGCTGTACAACGAGGAGAAGCAAAAGATATATCCTTTCTTGTGGCAGGCTGTGGGTAGGCACTTGGGAGTGGACAACAAATAAAGAAGGGCCTTGCCTTCTGGTAGTTCCTCCTGTCAGTCACTGTTTTGTGGGCCTATGGTATCTGTGTGCATCCCCTGCCAGACCCCTCAGCTGTCCTGTGCTGGTGGGGTATGAGAGCTTCCTTGGATGGGACATCCTCTCACACTGGCAAGGCTGGTGTGGTGAGTGGGGATCTCAACCTTGGGTGCCTACTTTTTTGGGATGTCATGGGTAAAGCCTGCCACATCCTTGTTTCTAGGGTGGCACCTTGATACAGGGATTTCCTTTCTGCCATTCCTGGGCCCCAAGGTAGGATTCTTGGTGGAATCTCATGGCTGGGCCACCTGATGGCACTAGAACCTGGGCTGTGCCCGTGCGGTGGTCTGCGCACCCAACCTGAGTCTGGAGGTCTCTGGTGCTTGGGGTTGGCAGGAACTACTGTGATTGCTGTGCATGGATCCCTGAGCCTGTTTGTTAGGGTATCGTGAGCAGGGGAAGTGAGGTATTTGTAGGGGTGTCAAGCCAGGTGTGTCACGGCCTGACCTTAACTCTCAAGGAGGCTCCTTCCCTCATAGTGGGGGTGGCCAAGCCTGCTGGGTGGACTCCTTTCTGCCAAGCTGTGGCCAAGCCAGCAGGTCTGACTCTGGTTCTGTTGTGGGCAGAGAGCTGTCCTGGCCCATGGAGGGGCAGAGACCCATGTAGGATTTGTCATTTGTACCTCCTGGGTGCTAGAAGATGGGTGTGGATATGAGGGGCCTTGGTCTCCTGTCTCTGCAGGGCCCTAAACTCTGCCCCCAAGCACACTGGCTTGCTCTAGGATCTCTCCAGAGTGGAGGCAGTTGGGTAATCCTTCCCATGAGCTGCTGCTGAAACTCCCCAGGGCCTAGACTGTGGGGCTGGGAGAGGGGTTGCTTGTGGAGATGTGTTTCCTTAGCACCCTACGTATATGGTAATGGAGTACTGTGTGTGTGGCATGCAAGAGATGCTGGATAGTGTGCCTGAGAAGCGGTTCCCTGTGTGCCAGGCCCACGGGTGAGTGGGGCCAAATCCAGAGGCTAACCTATTTATGGTCTCCAGGCCTTGGGTGAGCTGATTCAAGTTCACACTGCAGTTTCTGGTGGTCATCATTGTGAAAGCGCAGGTGTTTTTAAACAGTGTTTAAAATTAGTACCTACAGTCCATCTGTGCAGACCTGTCTGCCATGGGGACCCTTCTACCTGTCAGGTCCGTGTGTCCACTGCCCTGAGAAGCTGCTATGCCTTTGGGACCAGCTGGTTATCAGAAATCCCTGGCAGCCGCTTGTGGCCTAATCAACCCTCCCAGGAGCAGCAGAGTTGGGATCCCTGGTTGACCATGGGATGGATTGGTGCTCACTGTTCTAGTGGGGTCCATCTGATCTGTGGCACAAAGAAGAAGCAAGGCCAGAGGGGTGAGCCTGGGGTCCCTGGCTGGGCAGAAGTGACCATGGCCTTGTGGGACCTAGGCAGGGATCAGCCTTAGCCATGGGCCATTTGTGGTTCCCCACTGGGGCCTGGCCTTTCCTCTAGCATATCTGTTTGCCTGGACCCAAAATGATGGCTCCCCTATGGCCTCTTGTCTTGCAAAGCTCCCAGATTACTTAGAAGACCTTACCTTGGGCAGCTGTTATACATGAGGGACCCCAGGTGCTCAGGGATTCTGGCCAGGGCCCGTCTGGAGACAGGTTTGCCTCCCTTGCAGGTACTTCTGCCAGCTCATCGATGGCCTGGAATACCTGCACAGCCAGGGCATCGTGCACAAGGATATCAAGCCTGGCAACCTGCTGCTCACCACTAGCGGCACGCTCAAGATTTCCGACCTGGGTGTTGCTGAGGTAGGAGCCAGTCCTGTGGGGTCCAAGGGTGTGGGCCCTCCCGAGCACTCCCCTGAGGGCCGCATGGCACTGCCACAGGCCCTACACCCGTTTGCTGTGGACGACACCTGCCGGACTAGCCAGGGCTCCCCAGCGTTCCAGCCGCCTGAGATTGCCAATGGCCTGGACACCTTCTctggtttcaaggtggacatctgGTCAGCTGGAGTCACGCTGTAAGTGCCCTGGACCCTGGTCCTACCCTGAACACTCAGTGAATGTGGCCCAAGGGAGGGCAGCGTTTCTCTGGTGCCTGTGGGCCCTATCAGGTATAGGATGTGATCAGGAGTCCAAATCTTTGCAGCCTACAGCCATGGGGTGGGCATCCATCTGTTTGTTGAGATGCAACTCACATTCCACATGTCCCTTTAGTGTGCACATTCCCACAGGGTTGCTGTATTTAGAGAAGTGTAACACCAGTCTACCAATTCCTACCATTTTCATTACCCAAAAAGAAACTTGTTGCAGTGGGTCCAGGGAacacttcctcttccttcctcactcAGCCTCTCTCAGGGGCGAGTCCTGCCTCCGGGAGTGGGAAATGGTCACAAGTGGCCTGTCTTGGAGCCCACGAGGCCTCCACGGACAGCCATGCTGAGGGCTCTGAGGGTGCCGCCAATAGctgaccctcctccttccccttggGTATGAAGCTACAACATCACAACGGGCCTGTACCCGTTCGAGGGGGACAACATCTACAAGCTGTTTGAGAACATCGGGAAGGGGGACTTCACGATCCCTGGTGACTGCGGCCCCCCGCTCTCCGACCTGCTCAAAGGTGGGCATCTTACCAGCCTGTGGCCCAGCATGGGCTCTTGGATGTGTGCATCAGGGAGGATGGGGTCCTAGCAGTGATGCCACCTGAGGGCAAAGGCCCTGGCACAGTGCCAGCTGGTGAGGGGTCCTGAAGTCTCCCACCAGTGGCTTGAGACCTCATTGTCCTTTCTGCCTCTTGTGAACTGAGGCTCCTCTGTGTAGCTCCCCAGTGTTCCCCATAGCCTTGCTGCAGGGGGAGGGCTTCCAGCTGTTCATTGACAGTGGTGGGGATGTGTTGGTCGGCTTGGTCTATAAAGGCAACACCTCTCACCTGTAGGGCCTGGTTCTCCCGGGCTCTGCCGCCTGCTCTGGGACCTCATTGAGGTGCCCCTGAAGGCATTAGCCACCATGCCAGCATCAGGAGTCTCAGGTGTGATTTCACTTATGTCCCTGTAGGCTCTTGTGGGGCATGCCGTGTTTCCCAAATGGTACAGCAGGTGGCATTGACCAGCCAGCTGCCTCTGATGGCCTAGGGAGAATGGCATGTCTCTGTCCACACTCCACAGCCCAGTGCTGACCTCAGCCTGCCTTGTCCCCTCCCCTTCTGCACCAGTGCCTCCCCTTCTGCACCAGGCTGGGTGTGTGACACCTCTCAGCTTTGGGCTGAGATTATACTTGTAGGTCCTGGTGCTCAGGGCATATGGGGCTTGGGTGGATTGTTATCCAATCTCCCAAACAGGATTGTCCTCACAGAGGGTGGCATGGGGGGGAGGCAGTGAACAGACAGATGGGACAAATAGCACCAGTGGGCACAGGGGGCTCACGTGTGGTGCTGACCCAGTCCTGCTGCTCTCCTCAGGGATGCTGGAGTATGAGCCGGCCAAGAGGTTCTCCATACGGCAGATCAGGCAGCACAGGTGCGTGGCCGGGCCCCTGACCCTTGGCTTGCTGGCAGCAGCAGGTGCAGTTGTGTGGGGTTATCTAAATACCAAGAGGAAGCCAGTCAGCTAGCTGGATGTCTGGGTTGAGGAGACACAAAGGCCCACAGGAAGGTGGGTCCATGACAAGTCTCACTCAGCCCCATAGGGCCAGCCTGGGGAGTGTGGGCAGTGCTTTGTAAGGCCCGTCTGAGCTGTGGGTCCTGGTGGTGTGCATGCAGAGTGTGTGTGCCTCTCCTTCCATCCTCAATCCTCCAACAATAGCAGCATACCAGGACACCCAGCCCAGAGCCCAGAGGCtctgaagagagaagagaaggagatgTGCAAGGATGGGGGATCACAGTGTCACTACCTCCCCCATCCTGGGCTCCTCTTGTCCTTAGTTGAGGGGTGAGGGCAGCTGGTACCAATGTACACTGGGGACTTGGGAGAAGCTGGGGTGCCAGGGTGGGCCTAGCTGGATCATCTGGAAGGATTTTGGAGTAGATGGGGCCAGCAGCTGGGGCTGCTGGGGCTCTGAGGGAGAGCATTATTTCTGGCCCCCAGCATGGCCCTGTTCCTTAGCAGTCAGCTTAGTGTGGAGGCTGATTCAGTGGACATGGGGATGGGCGGCCCCAACAAGAGGTCCAGATAGCAGGGTAAGGTGTGTGGGGCTCCCCAAGGGGTCACAGCTTCCATGGTCTAGGATATACTGAAGTGGGTACAAAACCTCTCTGACCCCTCCCAGCCTTCACTGACCTCCAGCTGGAGGAGCCCTGGGTAATGTGAGGACAGCGTCTGGGGATTGCTGGGATTGATGTGTAGGGGTATGCATGCAGGTTCTCAGGCCCTGGGTGCTAGGTATGAGATGGGTGCAGCACAGCCCTGGGTATGGCCTCATCCTAGGTCAAGGCCCAACAAGGCCCTCCCTGGGGAAGAGCTTCCAGCAGGTTGTTTGCCATGGCAGCCACCGTCCTCCCACCGGGTGGGATGTGTGTCAACTCTAGACACTATCATTCAGCCTACAGTGCAGATGTCAGCTCCAGGCAGTAGTTAGAAGGTTTCTTAGGGCGCCAGCATTAGCGTAAATACATATGGAAGGACCTGGACCCAGCTTCCCTGAGAAGGTTATGTGCCCACAGCCTGGGTGCCCAAGATCTATGTGCCTTTATCTGGAGAGGTAGCCAAAGACAACCATGGAGGCTGTGGGCATCCTGCAGATTCTCCCTACCCCACCAAGCCTTGGAATCCCAGGCAAACGGCAGCCTTATCTGTCTAAACTCCCTTTGTTATGGTGGGGGCCAGAGCTCATGGAGCATGACCAGAGGCCACTCCACCACCCAGGGATGGCACAGCAGCATCCTCTTCTTGATGGTCTGCCTGGTCACTAGCAGTGGCAGACAGAAGCAACTGAAGTCACACCAGTGGCTGAATGGGGCTGAACCTTGTGGCCATAGCCACCCTGCTGTGAAGCATGGTCCCCAGTTCCTGCATGAGCAGTGGGACAGTGGTCACTGATTAGCCATCCTGATGGGCATCACTGTGTCTGGGCTTTTGTAGTTGGTTCCGGAAGAAACACCCTTTGGCTGAGGTACTGGTGCCCATCCCACCAAGCCCGGACACCAAGGACCGGTGGCGCAGTATGACAGTGGTGCCATACCTGGAGGACCTACATGGCCGTGCTGAGGAAGAGGATGAGGACCTCTTCGACATCGAGGATGGCATCATCTATACCCAGGACTTCACTGTGCCTGGTGAGCAGCAGAGGCCATGGCCATAGGTGTATGGAGCTAACCTTGACTGCATGTCTTTTGCATGGGTACCTGCCTGTCTATGGCAGggctgctttgctttttttttctaattattattttttattttttttattcatatgtgtatacaatgtttgggtcatttcttcccccccaccccccaccccctaggGCTGCTTTGCTTCTGATGGAAGATGCCTTGTCCCCAGTGCCTCCACCCTATGGCAGCCATGCACAGCTGGTTGCTAGCTGGTGCTGGTCTGGCCGGGAGGGCTTCCTGGGCATCTAAGCTTCAGGTGCTATCCAGTGCCTCCTGTGTACCTTCTTGGCCCAAGTCCAGCAAGAGCTTCTTGCTTTTTCCTATGGGCTGTGGGAACAT
The sequence above is drawn from the Castor canadensis chromosome 14, mCasCan1.hap1v2, whole genome shotgun sequence genome and encodes:
- the Stk11 gene encoding serine/threonine-protein kinase STK11 isoform X3, with product MMDVADPQQLGMFTEGELMSVGMDTFIHRIDSTEVIYQPRRKRAKLIGKYLMGDLLGEGSYGKVKEVLDSETLCRRAVKILKKKKLRRIPNGEANVKKEIQLLRRLRHRNVIQLVDVLYNEEKQKMYMVMEYCVCGMQEMLDSVPEKRFPVCQAHGYFCQLIDGLEYLHSQGIVHKDIKPGNLLLTTSGTLKISDLGVAEALHPFAVDDTCRTSQGSPAFQPPEIANGLDTFSGFKVDIWSAGVTLYNITTGLYPFEGDNIYKLFENIGKGDFTIPGDCGPPLSDLLKGMLEYEPAKRFSIRQIRQHSWFRKKHPLAEVLVPIPPSPDTKDRWRSMTVVPYLEDLHGRAEEEDEDLFDIEDGIIYTQDFTVPGGEEASEAGLSEERCAQKSQGTDISGEEAEATGTAIVPEEELEALI
- the Stk11 gene encoding serine/threonine-protein kinase STK11 isoform X2, with protein sequence MMDVADPQQLGMFTEGELMSVGMDTFIHRIDSTEVIYQPRRKRAKLIGKYLMGDLLGEGSYGKVKEVLDSETLCRRAVKILKKKKLRRIPNGEANVKKEIQLLRRLRHRNVIQLVDVLYNEEKQKMYMVMEYCVCGMQEMLDSVPEKRFPVCQAHGYFCQLIDGLEYLHSQGIVHKDIKPGNLLLTTSGTLKISDLGVAEALHPFAVDDTCRTSQGSPAFQPPEIANGLDTFSGFKVDIWSAGVTLYNITTGLYPFEGDNIYKLFENIGKGDFTIPGDCGPPLSDLLKGMLEYEPAKRFSIRQIRQHSWFRKKHPLAEVLVPIPPSPDTKDRWRSMTVVPYLEDLHGRAEEEDEDLFDIEDGIIYTQDFTVPGQVLEEEASQNGQSYGLPKAVCMNGTESAQLSSKSKTECRAGATHPARKACASSKIRRLSACKQQ